DNA sequence from the Butyricimonas faecalis genome:
TACAAGTTATTAAAACAACCCCATCGCTAAAGGGATTTGCCGTCACGATCCCGTACAAGGAAAAAATCATTCCTTACCTAGATCATATCAGCGAAGAAGCCAAAGAAATCGGAGCTGTTAATTCCGTGAAAGTCGAGCACACCCGTTCCGGTTCCATCCTGACCGGATACAACACGGATATCCTGGGTTTCAAAGAATCTTTATTACAATTTATCCAAACACCACCTACACAAGCTTTACTTTTAGGTACTGGCGGAGCATCCAAAGCCGTTCGGCATGCACTCGTTTCCTTGGGGATTGAAGTATTCACAGTTAGCCGTACCCCTCATTCCCCTTCTGAAATTTCCTACGATCAAGTTGCCTGCTTTCTGCCCAATACCCCTCTAATTATTAACGCTACTCCGGTGGGGATGTGGCCTCATGTAACCGATTGTCCAGACATTCCTTACCACCTTCTCACCCCAAATCACTACCTTTTCGACCTTATCTATAATCCGGAAATAACCGAATTCATGTACCGCGGAAAACAACAAGGGGCACAAATAAAAAACGGCTTACAGATGCTTTATCTGCAAGCCGATTATTCATGGAAACTCTGGAATACCTGATAATCCAGAGTTTCTCTATTTCAAGAAGTATGCAACTTGTTTAGCTTGAGTTCCTTCACATACCTTTACAGGAGTCATCGGTACATCATTGTAAGGAATAAATTCCATGACTTGCAATAAAGCATATTGCTCATCTTCACTACAATATGCCTCTAAACTCAAATTAGATTGTCCGGAACGGGTCAATGATTGCAAATCATCGTATCTATCTTGCTCCAAAATATCATACAAACGTGAAGATTGATTAGCAGCAATATACACTTTATGCTTTTTCAACACTTTCCCTGTTGGCTTGTAGACATAACACTCCTTTTTTACCAAAAATGCCACTATACCCCAAATTGCAATTCCCAAACCAAGCATAATTACCACAGAAGAAAGAGTATCACTTTGCGCTGTATTAACATGGTTGGCTCCATACCAAAGAATAGCAGCACCCAATATTAGCAATGCCAAAGGTTTTACTGGAGATTTTTTCTTTTTTTCTACTCTATCTTTATCTACGTTCAAGATAACATTATCGATATATTCAAATTTACTATCACTCATGACTTTATAATTTTGTACAATTAACTGGTTTACTTTTTTCACATATACCTATCCTTATTCTCAAATCCCAATCGGATAAGACACAACACTACCCGTTAGCAATTAACAAGTAGTGCTTTTCAAAAAAAATAAACTAAAAATCATACAATGATTTCGCACAAGGCAAAGACATAGTACCCACCGTCCTGCTTTGACGCGAAAGAGTCAAGATAATCGTTTTCAATATACCTGAAATAAGGAATAAAAATTTTCCTGTATTCTTCTAAATGCACGAATGCATGATTCTTTTGCAAATAACGGAAATTTGGCTGAACACTTGCCCCATCTTGAATCGTGTTCACTGGCAAAGCATTACCGTTCATTGCAGTCAACATGGCTAACCGCTCGAAATTATCTTTCTCATGTGAAATAAGTCGCTCTTGTTCCGTTGCCTTCGTAAGATAACGGGTTGAATCTATCCCTTGCCCGAGATAAATTACCGCCACCAAAAGCAACACACAATATTTCACAAAAGCATTCATTCAATACATTTACGATAATACATGGCAAAGATACATTTTTTTTCGTATATCTATTCGTTTTTCTCCCATGGGAGAAAAAATTCTCGATTTATAGCGAGAAAATATATCGAAGCAAACTTATTGTATCAATCTTCGGAATGAACTCACGGGAATCGTCAGTTTCACATTCATCTGCTGACTATAAGGCGGCTGATTCGAATAAAATATCGCACGTATACAAGACACCATAGCCACCATGTTTCCACAATCATCCATGATCGGACCTCCACTTGCCCCCTTGGCATAATCGACGGTAAGTTCCATCCGACGAGTAAAGGGGTCTTTAGCATCAGAAGTAGTTGTCCGCATAACCACCCCATTCGTATATGCATACGGGTATCCTTCCGGGTGGCTTAACAAATGTACACCCATCCCCGCCGGGAGATCATTTCCCAACGGCATCGGGGTAAGTACATCTCCCCGGGTATCAATCTTGAAAAAAGCCATATCCGCGGCCTTATTAAAACTCAATATCTCGGAAATCGGGTACACCCGTCCCTCTTCCGTGGCAACAAACATGATACTATCCCGTGGATTCAATTGGGCCGTTGAGTCAAGAAATTCCCAAAACACATGATAATTCGAAA
Encoded proteins:
- a CDS encoding shikimate dehydrogenase family protein codes for the protein MQLFGLLGFPLGHSFSKAYFTKKFKAEKIDAEFVNFASNNIEQTLQVIKTTPSLKGFAVTIPYKEKIIPYLDHISEEAKEIGAVNSVKVEHTRSGSILTGYNTDILGFKESLLQFIQTPPTQALLLGTGGASKAVRHALVSLGIEVFTVSRTPHSPSEISYDQVACFLPNTPLIINATPVGMWPHVTDCPDIPYHLLTPNHYLFDLIYNPEITEFMYRGKQQGAQIKNGLQMLYLQADYSWKLWNT
- a CDS encoding S1 family peptidase, coding for MKIMNYWCKFLCVGLYLIVFGSVACQGQKNKKEVVYRDYTHMEADLLDSLKRDEVKTLFCGVHALRQQAQQVKENTPVRLVPRRAEKKKLSPQDMIEGRRESVLTVNKYHRAMMGSEGVAGWATAVVLSEDGICVSNYHVFWEFLDSTAQLNPRDSIMFVATEEGRVYPISEILSFNKAADMAFFKIDTRGDVLTPMPLGNDLPAGMGVHLLSHPEGYPYAYTNGVVMRTTTSDAKDPFTRRMELTVDYAKGASGGPIMDDCGNMVAMVSCIRAIFYSNQPPYSQQMNVKLTIPVSSFRRLIQ